The Phosphitispora fastidiosa DNA segment TTTCTACCCCCTCCAGGGCTAGCTGTATGGCAACTGCCCTGGCAGCTCCCCCGGCGCCGATAATGGTAACCCGCTTTCCTGCCGGCTCAACTCCGGCTTCTTTTCTAAGTGCGGCCACAAAACCCGGAGCATCGGTGTTATAGCCGGTTAGTCTGCCATCCTTATTCACAATAGTATTCACTGCGCCTATTAACTGTGCCTCGGGGGCTAGGTTATCCACCAACTCCATAACAGCTGTTTTATGAGGGATTGTCACATTAACCCCGGCAAGGTTCATTCCTCTGATTCCTGCTGCTGCTGTGAAAAGTTCCTCCGGTTTTACGCAAAAAGGTACATAAACATAATCCAGACCCAGCCGGCTAAAAGCTGCATTATGCATAGCAGGTGAAAATGAATGCTCCACCGGATAACCAAATAATCCGGTAACTTTTGTCTTTCCGCTGATACTTCTCATCTCTTCACCCCACTGTCATGTAATAGAACAAATTCGCCGCTCTGCCAGGATATAATCTTAAGCCCCAAAACAATGCCTTGAAAAGAAAAAAGGTGACCCAAAGGATCACTGAGGAGAGAAAACTAAATTGTAGAAGCCTTGTCCTTAGCTCTATTATACTACAAACCGCTGTCGTAACAGCTC contains these protein-coding regions:
- a CDS encoding shikimate dehydrogenase; its protein translation is MRSISGKTKVTGLFGYPVEHSFSPAMHNAAFSRLGLDYVYVPFCVKPEELFTAAAGIRGMNLAGVNVTIPHKTAVMELVDNLAPEAQLIGAVNTIVNKDGRLTGYNTDAPGFVAALRKEAGVEPAGKRVTIIGAGGAARAVAIQLALEGVEKVILSSPFPQEITSIKKVITSASAASVAEAAWDETAISLAAANSDIIINATPLGMHPNTDEMPPLRFDGIPEGVLVCDLIYNPGETLLLKKAKKHGHPVMNGMGMLLYQGVIAFELWTGREAPVEVMREALMKAIMS